A window of Magallana gigas chromosome 8, xbMagGiga1.1, whole genome shotgun sequence genomic DNA:
AACTCTACACTTtcaatgaaaatgataatattagaATTGACGGATAAAAACCAAACTGTAATAAACACTATTGAATTAACAGGATCCAAACAGTTATCTTGATCAACAGAAAATCATCGATCAACTTGGGAACATCACGACCCTTGTACAGAGTACAGGGTCTTCTTCAGCCATCCTAGCTCTGAAGGTATTGTATTATTAATGGATACACCTATCTAGATATTAACCTTGTAGTTTCACACATGAACACAGTAATTTGTTGACAACGAAACCACAAAATAATTAAGTatgccaaattttttttttttggaaagtttCTTTTTCGCTACTTTTAAAACACCGATTGTTTTTTGTATTGCATAATGAAAACaacaaagtttacattttttacgATACATGTTTTACtatctaaataattatacatgacGAAAATTCTTAAAGATATGCAATCATTATTTGTCGATATTTTCTTTGACACAGAATTATAGCCAGAGTATATTCAGTCCCGTGTCTTGTCGGACTTATCCGCTCTCAACTTTGATGTGGAAGGAAAATCCTGAAAATGGAACATCACTGATAAGACAGCTGGAAAATGTGGGATGGGTTGAGGTTAATGGGAGGTTTCAATTCGATTCCAAACTTTACCCAAATGTCGAATTTGGATTCAATAAAAGAAACTTTCTCGTTACAACAACTTGGGTATGTAACTTACTAGTAACTGTTTTATAAGATTTTGTTTTGCAAGTGCCctataataatacatttatccGCTTATCCGTCTGTTCGTTCGTCCATCTGACTGATTTCATATATCCGGAGCACATTTGCTCTTTACACTTGGTCAATTTGGGCTATAATAATTATGGTTCCAGAATGCTCAGTGAAGATCAGAATTTTTTGGGGAAAATTCTCCAGATCATATTTTTGCCTCTTTGAATTCAGTTTCGGTTCGGACTTTATCCATTAAATGCCAATGTAGAGAAGGTGTTCAGTAACAAAGAACCAAGTTTTTTTTTGCCTCACTGCCTACCCCTTTTCCTTTAAGCAACTTCGTTTGTTTTCATCGGAACATATGTCTCTAGGCAGAGCAAACACAGTGACTTTTAATGACGTTTCTAGATCAAATATCAATGTCGAAAATAATCCGTTTGAAATCATTGTTTGATAAAATTCTTCACAGTTTAATGTTCTCTTCTAGAAGCAAGATAATTTTCAGTGatcaatataattatgtactttgTATTGGAAGTAGATTTATTCAATGGCTTTATCGTTTTGGAGCAATTCTGCAATTTACTGTGAACACCGAACGCATTTTCACTTTATAGTTCTACATAAGTCCCAAAATCATGTATTGCCTGCtagtgaccaaaaaaaaaagatgctgtAAACTCGGAAACTTTTggatttattttaaagaacagAAAGAAATGTGGCTATATACGctctatataaatgtatttttatgcaTATGAATGCCATTTTAGTGGCCTCCATTTACCGAGAGAATTCAGGAAAATGGACAAACAATTGACTATGTGGGTTTCTGTGCTGATTTACTGAAGGAACTTAAGGAGGAATTAAATTTTACGTATGTCAGACTAACTACATAATAATGTAATTTGGATTTAAAGATCATAAAAACATGATATAAAAACAGTTTATTAACACGTTCCAAAAAAAATGACAAGGTTTAAATatgaatacaaattttaatgacAACACTTCATTGGTATTTTGTTATTAAGTTATACATACACGGAACCATCAGACAACGAATTTGGGAGCATGTACGCTAACAAATCTTGGAGCGGTATGATTGGTCAGCTGGAAAGACGAGTAAGTTCAATGATTGGAGCTCAGTATCTCACATTGTTTCCAGCCATTTACATGCCGGTGTAAGGAAGTTTAAAGTTACAtgttatggggggggggggaactataaattttaaagtactattcttgaaataaaatcatttagaaaaatgaaatatttgtaacaGAAAGCTTTTCAAATGAGCGTTTacttaaataattcaattgaaaaaaaagcaataattaaaaactatttgcaggtcataatgataaaataatcgCAACAGAAACGAATCAAATGAaaccattttctttaattatcgTAAATGTTGCACATTTTACGACAGGAAGTCGACCTAATGGTGGCAGGAGCTTCCATTCAAGCATCGAGGGAACAAGTCATGGATTTCACCCATCCCTTCTACTACGATACTACCACCATCTTGATTAAACGTCCGGACCCGGatgaaaacaaaatgttcaCTTTAGCCAAACCTTTTAAAATCGAAGTGATTgtgtgtatattttttgttcttccTGTATCTGCGTTCCTGTTGTTTGTCATTGAGAAGCTTTCTCCTTACTACAAGATCCACGGACCTGAAGGGAGACAAAATTACCAGATGTCCTTCTGGTATATGTTTGGGGCACTTCTAACTCAAGGTATTGGCGATATAAGTTCATTACTTCAAGTATATAATTGGTTTAGCTTGATGGCATAAAAGAACAAGTGTTATGAATTTCGATTAAGAAACGACGGTACAATTCAAAACATTTGTCCTGCAAAACTTAATCCCATTGCAACAAAGATTTGGCAGCATTCAGTCAAAgtttatgatatttttcaaaacatctaattaaatttttcattagaTAAATTCTTCTTATAAAAAAGACGCAGTTTTATTTTCACCAGAAATAATCTTTTCAAACAGCTAACACGCATAGAACTTGATCAATAGACAAATTGtgttctgaacaatattttttgacaGGGGGAGAGAGTCTACCTAACTCCCAAAGTGGCCGCACGATGATCACGTTTTTCTGGTTATTTTCTCTCATCATGGTGGCCACCTACAGTGGAAACTTGATAGCCTTTCTGACCGTCACCATAGATAAAGCTCCCTTtaactctctggaggaactcgTAGAGCAAGATGATTATAAGTGGGGGATTCTTGCAGGGACGTATTTTGTAACTTGGTTTCAGGTAAAGACTTTTCATTGTCTAGTTACTTAAGTAACAATTATAAGTAAATTGTTGTTAAATCAACTGTAAATGTCAAATATAATTGTGCttgttaaaacttaaaaatattattctttttttttggcatttgacTGTTTATTTACCACATATGTTTAAGAGTGACATCGATATCTTAATGACTGAtgatatattgtttatataaatatcatgATACTTATCAATGTTATAATTAATGCCAAAATGTCAATTTATGATGCGAGACACGTTATAAATACATCTAATATAACTACAGGGTATTTGAGTAAAATacttggaaaaaaattatttgaatattaatattcaatttgcatatatttgttgttgtgccattttaattttttcattacatatCTCATAAAAAAGGAATCACCTTTTGAACTACTTCAAAAAGTGTGGAGtggaattaaaacatttaatagaACAGATACCGATGTTTTAAATCCGGATCCAAATGTAcatattgataaaatgtacaaagAGAAATATGTGTATATTGGTGATAAGTCTTACATGGAAGTGAGGAAAGCTAACCGGTGTGAACTAATCACTGCAACAGAGGAAATTCCGAACATGTCATATGGCATTGGGCTTCCAAACAACTCCCTTTACACCAAGTTGTTCTCTGATAAGTATGAGCTTTCATATATATTGATTTGATGTAGATTATCTTCGTTTGCGAACCAAATGAGATtgtaaatcatttcattttgtttacatgctTTTCGTTCTCTCTGgaattttccatttattttattaaacttattATTCAGTAATAAGGAAATAGAAACTGTTGTTAATCATTTCATTGAACCATTTTCCATatctattaaaattatataattgtttaatttacatttgtgggtttattttatttctttaatttggtACAGTGTTAATGTAAAAGAAGATTAATTGTGGATACAATATTGATAGTTTTTTATTGCAAGACAAACGAACATTCATACACGCATACTATAAACACAATTCTTTAGAGGTTTGgtgtgtttaatttgatacatcTTTATGGTGTACTTGCAAAATTATTGCAAATTGTTGTGTTTGAAAATCAATACCATtgaaagtaaaaagaaattaaacctATGCAGTAGTACATAAATGATGATGATTTGGTTTGTTTCGTTTCTATTGCAGAATACTTTCCCTCCAAGAAGGAGGGATATTACAGACATTCAAACAAAAACACTGGCCCCGTGAAGAGTTTTGTCACGGGTCGCTGGTGGCCGAGGCTAAAGAGATACGCCTCATTGACGTTCAGGCAGCATTCATTGTGGTCGGTGCGGGTATCGCATTAGGGACCATTGTGTTACTAATAGAAAAGTTAGTGAATCGTTTGTCGCTGAGATTTTGCTTGAAGAAAGAAAATACACCGTGTAAGCATATTAAGACAGTTCCAACGATAGAAATGGAGCTGGACGAAGTAGAGTTTTCCGGAATGTCTAATGGTGTGTATTCTGTGGAGGACAATGGTACAAACAATCACATTAATAACGGATACTATTCACAAAGTAGTCTGGATGGATATTGATGCAgtattgatgaaataaacatTGGTCATAATTTAACATAATTAACACATGTCcgccaacatttttttttcttggcatAGCTAGACTACGTATTCATGAAATGttgagaaaataaacaaaaagtacgaaataaaattgaacgcgttagttttttttttaaattataaatttaatttacccCTCGACAGCAACTGCTTTACATTCCTAGGAAAGCGTTGCCATCTAAGAGGGACCATTGAACTGCTATCGGTATCATTGACTGTAAAAGATAGTATTACCttattgctagcgctctcgagcgctagcaactacgttagtccttttcactggaatacgcatgctcgactccatagtgggggattctgggaatactgtactacagtagataaactgtaccatttgaatttcgttttatcatcttcacatgaagttttgtgttttattgtaaatgtcaaaaagtaacagtagcttaggtcttataatgaaagttattttcaatactATAATGAATTATAGCTAGCTTTAAATTCCTTCAAGCTCGGAAACAacttcggatatgttttccgagcttgcagGAGAGGCacgagaagatacgattgctacaaaacagtaccaatggttcttgaaaattttcacctcGAAATTCAAGTAACAGTAGATACAGTGAGAATGCcaaaaattcttatatttatattacctTCTTTATGAAATCATACATGattgtgaaaatgaaaacaaaaaaaataaattataaaaaaaacaaaacaaacagtaGATACATGAGGTGATTAAGGCACAGTCAGTGAGCtatgccattgccgatgtgaagcccactcaagattcacaattctaaattgagaccccactccagGACAATTACACCACTGTGTCTCCAATTGTTAATTAATCTATTCAGAAATTAAACTAATGTTTAAGAAATCTGCTTCTGTATTTTatgatggctacagcgctagctcatcaatctttttaaaagataagcttgtataAACTAACTTTGATCGGTACTTAGTAATTGTTCCTTGTCCTGAACCCACTTTCAACATGgaagaaaaaatcaacaaacacAGAAGTAGTACAGTTCTAacgtaaagttttaaaaattaatgcattttctatcttaaaatctttatacacatgcacatgtattacgATAGATCATATTTAAAagaaagcatgagagagagagagagagagagagagagagagagagaaccagTTGTAATTGAACTAAAATCTGAAACCCAGTATTGATATCAAGATGTCACCAGCAAACTAAAACCTTTTAACGAGACAAATGGGATGAATAAAGCGATCAGTATCACTCGATCTTTGTTTGAGTGTCTCCGTTATTTAGGTCAAGGAGGCCTAGGTCAAGCTGTTCCAAAAGAATAACAATTAATGACTATCATATAAATGacagttgttttaaataatcccttaagttacaatatttaataGATTTTCAATCCACTATTTCCGATATGTAATGGGATACGCTTTTTTTGTCTCGTGAGAAATGGCCACAACGAACTCTAGAGGAAAGAAATTATTTCTGAAGACTATTTCTTACGATTCTAAAACTGCTATCTTTACCCCAGTTAGCTGTGACACATATAAAGCATATCATAACAAACTGTGATATGTTTTACGtcgaattgaattgaattgaattataGTAAATTCAAAGTACATCTCTACTTAAATATACAACGTACGTGTACGTATAGACGCTTGTTTAATACCGACTTTTGTGagtcttaaagggacttggacacgatttgagatcaatatttttttttgcatataattgaccaaaatattgaatgttaaagtttaGTTACAAGAAGacacagaggtaagaattgattgttatgtaaacaaagctcgagtcttatagctgtttacaaaaaatgtaatgtagagaattaccatttcttgatgacatgtaaaaaacaattttaactaatattcaatatcttcataagtactattatcaacaaaagaaagatacatttggttgaaacttacaccaatacaacacaaatgtgaaaaaaattacaatattccagttttgtttacaaaacaaagaattatgaattctgtatcttgcttataacttgataattttatttgactttaaaattgTTACATAGCATTGTAGACTTCtgtatttatcagtataaacattgaaaaattaatggaaaactaaaatttgaaaattttaagtcaaatcgtgtcccaagtccctttaagtttataaattgattaaataaattgctttagtgttttatatatatatcgaaTTAATctcgaaaaaaaaacaccagttAATTAGAACGAATgtaatgaattatatatttgaGTTTATTTACAGGGTACCGTgcatttttaatgcattaatttgcaaatatacaatttaaatctgaaaaaaCCCCCACAATATATGCAATATCTTTAAAGGTGCTATCTAAAACAATGACACGATTTTCAGTTTTATTGCGATATTTAATGGAATGAGATATAGTATTTTTAATCTTATAACCAGGTGAAGGGAGAAAACTTCTCCAAAACCAGAATCAAACTTCTGTAAAGGTGgactttaaaataattacaaagtaTCATGCAAgttatttcaaaatgatatcatgcaACCTTAAGCACCTGATTTCATTCATATAGCAATAACACTTAATATTTATTCTCTCAGGTTGTACATAAGAATCTTTTAACAACTTTCAATTACGTATCCTTATGCACTTTGCATGTAACATCGATCAAAGGACAATGATTGCATGGTATTGCAATAGCTACATTGAAAAgcaatcaaataattttcaatcacGGAGAATATATTCTAGTAAATATTGTggtattaaaaatgatttttttaaagaagtagTAAATCGCATTTGTACATGCTTTAACAGAGCTtaatggttgtggccatttttttGATAGTCTCcttacttttaaaatgtaagaACATTACTATACCCACACTTTCTAAAGAAACTTcaggtatattgttgttaccatattccttctgtccgtccgtctgtcacgttttactttctcaaactgctcttacatcttatacaCAGGAAAAATAACTCTAAGAGTTTGGTTGgaggtgtcatgttgttttgtaaaaaggttttatAAATGCTCTGGTAGTCCTAGGGGTCAatcaaatggtaaaaaaaaaaaaaaatgacgtttttttttctcttcacaaaataccttcttcctcgaactcatcctacattttcaacattagACAATAAATCACTTGGAATAAGTTTTGGGGTGTCCTATAGATGCACAAAAAGGTTTTCGGAAATTTCCATTTTGTGATGGGGGTCATTTGGTagctgaaaaataatttttttttgttttttaacaaaaaatcttgtttcaaaaacgtcaacattttttttccgtAGCCAAAttatcttctagaatatgattgtgGTGTCATTTTTAAGTGGCATCaggtttcagaaaaaaattttcATCACGGGGATCGGTTGGCaacaaaaaaatgacgttttttgcaaaaaaatgtttggttgccataactcctcttacaacgtTAAAAgaagctacgtcatctcttgggatatgatTGGGACTGTCCTATAGATAtgcaataagtttttaaaaatttaaatttcatttaaggaGTCAAATAATTATAGCAAAACTTGACGTGTATCACTCCTAAAAAACTAGAACCCAGATCTCCTCTTATAAGT
This region includes:
- the LOC105348279 gene encoding uncharacterized protein isoform X1, coding for MLIKHRMECVLILTFILTGLVVFFVGGTNITIGVINNICSHEHPENTTLGTSTLELQNTTINVIWSQADFTELYLVLQKVKELRKNHADLVYVNSTDHSIVMAISNLNSTPALHLNDVNQETVENLVAPESYSPCQETPPKVEDSPTVACSAVAFGKNIFDEFGITLMVSRILTHLQWTSTFAFFENSTAHNIDMILEKINEIGIKHRTFNVDNLRTTDDILQVLDIIHREVVDRMVNITIVCHLDCIERILKQANKYDNLPANFRRTALRDHTFWFVVTQLPGDEAEFIQSSSELDNVCVLNINVTTDESALDPNSYLDQQKIIDQLGNITTLVQSTGSSSAILALKNYSQSIFSPVSCRTYPLSTLMWKENPENGTSLIRQLENVGWVEVNGRFQFDSKLYPNVEFGFNKRNFLVTTTWWPPFTERIQENGQTIDYVGFCADLLKELKEELNFTYTYTEPSDNEFGSMYANKSWSGMIGQLERREVDLMVAGASIQASREQVMDFTHPFYYDTTTILIKRPDPDENKMFTLAKPFKIEVIVCIFFVLPVSAFLLFVIEKLSPYYKIHGPEGRQNYQMSFWYMFGALLTQGGESLPNSQSGRTMITFFWLFSLIMVATYSGNLIAFLTVTIDKAPFNSLEELVEQDDYKWGILAGTYFVTWFQESPFELLQKVWSGIKTFNRTDTDVLNPDPNVHIDKMYKEKYVYIGDKSYMEVRKANRCELITATEEIPNMSYGIGLPNNSLYTKLFSDKILSLQEGGILQTFKQKHWPREEFCHGSLVAEAKEIRLIDVQAAFIVVGAGIALGTIVLLIEKLVNRLSLRFCLKKENTPCKHIKTVPTIEMELDEVEFSGMSNGVYSVEDNGTNNHINNGYYSQSSLDGY
- the LOC105348279 gene encoding glutamate receptor ionotropic, kainate 4 isoform X2, giving the protein MLCWEERLGFLAIVFMEFILVYNVHASSGTIGVINNICSHEHPENTTLGTSTLELQNTTINVIWSQADFTELYLVLQKVKELRKNHADLVYVNSTDHSIVMAISNLNSTPALHLNDVNQETVENLVAPESYSPCQETPPKVEDSPTVACSAVAFGKNIFDEFGITLMVSRILTHLQWTSTFAFFENSTAHNIDMILEKINEIGIKHRTFNVDNLRTTDDILQVLDIIHREVVDRMVNITIVCHLDCIERILKQANKYDNLPANFRRTALRDHTFWFVVTQLPGDEAEFIQSSSELDNVCVLNINVTTDESALDPNSYLDQQKIIDQLGNITTLVQSTGSSSAILALKNYSQSIFSPVSCRTYPLSTLMWKENPENGTSLIRQLENVGWVEVNGRFQFDSKLYPNVEFGFNKRNFLVTTTWWPPFTERIQENGQTIDYVGFCADLLKELKEELNFTYTYTEPSDNEFGSMYANKSWSGMIGQLERREVDLMVAGASIQASREQVMDFTHPFYYDTTTILIKRPDPDENKMFTLAKPFKIEVIVCIFFVLPVSAFLLFVIEKLSPYYKIHGPEGRQNYQMSFWYMFGALLTQGGESLPNSQSGRTMITFFWLFSLIMVATYSGNLIAFLTVTIDKAPFNSLEELVEQDDYKWGILAGTYFVTWFQESPFELLQKVWSGIKTFNRTDTDVLNPDPNVHIDKMYKEKYVYIGDKSYMEVRKANRCELITATEEIPNMSYGIGLPNNSLYTKLFSDKILSLQEGGILQTFKQKHWPREEFCHGSLVAEAKEIRLIDVQAAFIVVGAGIALGTIVLLIEKLVNRLSLRFCLKKENTPCKHIKTVPTIEMELDEVEFSGMSNGVYSVEDNGTNNHINNGYYSQSSLDGY